A single genomic interval of Peromyscus leucopus breed LL Stock chromosome 7, UCI_PerLeu_2.1, whole genome shotgun sequence harbors:
- the LOC119088389 gene encoding vegetative cell wall protein gp1-like produces MAKGRREGQTQSPNSRPDATAGFPQRRFTAKEAETPAGAGREGRGIAAPNAPSGQPDPTKAGEPGLHAPSPPRPESRTRETPLPVPHTPRAQSKAAPRPHPHGEEGRGRSRGYLARARPAPFSTTARAPAPPLIGGTRARPSVRTGTTLSSPSRTECGPAPPPIATHGKPRSAPPKNTRPPVPGYPPPSCRTDRGRGVLSPQKLQPLSLRVAPGVSLAPSTEAPERRGHRPARADWQPPLRSRSGHRPECPDWEGGREGGKLQGGKGRGEDGETVSAASTAAAASLLPGKSRPLSQPAPPREGLTSLRHGVY; encoded by the coding sequence GGACGCAGGGAGGGGCAGACACAGAGCCCCAACTCCCGGCCAGACGCGACAGCGGGCTTTCCCCAGCGCCGCTTCACTGCCAAGGAGGCGGAAAccccggcgggggcggggcgggaggggCGTGGCATCGCAGCCCCGAACGCGCCTTCCGGCCAACCGGATCCCACGAAGGCGGGGGAACCCGGGCTTCACGCCCCCTCGCCGCCGCGCCCTGAAAGCCGCACGCGGGAGACCCCCCTTCCTGTCCCGCACACCCCGCGGGCCCAAAGCAAGGCAGCCCCAAGGCCCCACCCACACGGAGAGGAGGGGCGGGGCCGCAGCCGCGGGTATTTAGCGCGAGCCCGTCCCGCCCCTTTCTCCACCACCGCACGCGCGCCGGCCCCGCCTCTGATCGGCGGGACGAGGGCCCGCCCCTCCGTGCGCACCGGGACTACgctctcctccccctcccgcaCGGAGTGCGGCCCCGCTCCGCCCCCCATAGCCACGCACGGGAAGCCGAGGTCAGCCCCCCCGAAAAACACACGCCCTCCAGTCCCAGGTTACCCGCCACCCAGCTGCCGGACGGACCGCGGACGCGGCGTGCTCTCACCGCAAAAGCTCCAGCCGCTCAGCCTGCGCGTCGCTCCCGGCGTGAGCCTCGCACCCAGCACGGAGGCCCCGGAACGGCGCGGGCACAGGCCCGCAAGAGCGGACTGGCAACCTCCTTTGCGCTCACGAAGCGGTCACAGGCCTGAGTGCCCAgactgggaaggagggagggagggagggaaactccaaggggggaaggggaggggggaagatggAGAAACCGTCTCTGCCGCCTCTACCGCCGCGGCCGCTTCTCTGTTACCCGGGAAATCCCGCCCACTCTCCCAGCCCGCCCCGCCGAGGGAAGGCTTAACCTCGCTCCGCCACGGGGTATATTAG